Proteins encoded together in one Anas acuta chromosome 10, bAnaAcu1.1, whole genome shotgun sequence window:
- the FA2H gene encoding fatty acid 2-hydroxylase → MAAPPRSFSAAEVRARCAQGSCVVRCHRRLYDLSAFVRLHPGGEQLLRRRAGTDVSAALDGPPHRHSANARRWLEQYYLGELRDDDDEEEEEEEEGSRQSCPKTEKPTDAAAPPARRLDPRCKTVDVDKDLVDWRKPLLWQVGYLGEKYDEWVHQPVDRPIRLFHSDFLESLSKTAWYVVFLVWTPVVLYLSWVSYTALAQGNTRLFSSFTTEYSIPVHKYYFPFIFLLGMFLWSLLEYLIHRFVFHMKPPASNYYLITLHFLLHGQHHKSPFDSSRLVFPPVPASLVIGFFYGVLQLLLPEVLGLSVFVGGLCGYVVYDMMHYYLHYGSPKKGTYLYGLKAYHVKHHFEHQKSGFGISTRFWDRPFRTLIPEEETFEKED, encoded by the exons ATGGCGGCTCCGCCGCGCTCGTTCAGCGCCGCCGAGGTGCGGGCTCGCTGCGCGCAGGGCTCGTGCGTGGTGCGGTGCCACCGGCGCCTCTACGACCTCAGCGCCTTCGTGCGCCTCCACCCCGGCGGCGAGCAGCTGCTGCGGCGCAGAGCCGGCACCGACGTGAGCGCGGCGCTGGACGGGCCCCCGCACCGCCACTCCGCCAACGCCCGCCGCTGGCTCGAGCAGTACTACCTGGGAGAGCTGCGCGACGACGacgacgaggaggaggaggaggaggaggaaggctcccggcag AGCTGCCCCAAAACAGAGAAGCCAACAGATGCAGCAGCCCCGCCAGCGCGCCGGCTGGACCCCCGCTGTAAAACCGTGGACGTGGACAAG GACCTGGTGGACTGGAGGAAGCCCCTGCTGTGGCAGGTGGGCTACCTGGGGGAGAAGTACGACGAGTGGGTGCACCAGCCCGTGGACAGGCCCATCCGCCTCTTCCACTCGGATTTCCTCGAGTCCCTCTCCAAGACGGCGTG GTACGTGGTGTTCCTGGTGTGGACCCCCGTGGTGCTCTATCTCAGCTGGGTCAGCTACACGGCCCTCGCGCAGGGCAACACCAGGCTCTTCTCCTCCTTCACCACAG AGTACTCCATCCCCGTGCACAAATACTACTTCCCCTTCATCTTCCTCCTGGGGATGTTCCTGTGGTCCCTGCTTGAGTACCTCATCCACCGCTTTGTCTTCCACATGAAGCCACCCGCTAGCAACTACTATCTCATCACCCTGCACTTCTTGCTGCACGGGCAGCACCACAAG tCTCCCTTTGACAGCTCCCGCCTGGTCTTCCCCCCGGTGCCGGCGTCGCTGGTCATCGGCTTCTTCTACGgcgtgctgcagctcctgctgcccgaGGTGCTGGGGCTCTCCGTCTTCGTCGGGGGGCTCTGCGGCTACGTGGTGTACGACATGATGCACTACTACCTCCACTACGGCTCGCCGAAGAAAGGCACCTACCTGTACGGGCTGAAGGCGTACCACGTCAAGCACCACTTCGAACACCAAAAATCAG GCTTCGGCATCAGCACCCGCTTCTGGGATCGCCCCTTCAGGACGCTCATCCCCGAGGAGGAGACCTTCGAGAAAGAGGACTGA